Proteins encoded by one window of Puntigrus tetrazona isolate hp1 chromosome 25, ASM1883169v1, whole genome shotgun sequence:
- the LOC122330386 gene encoding AP-3 complex subunit sigma-2-like, whose product MDKVHYILQEVVMGGMVLETNMNEIVAQVELQNRMEKSEGGLSAAPARAVSAVKNMNLPEIPRNINIGDINIKVPSLSPF is encoded by the exons ATGGATAAG GTTCATTACATTCTCCAGGAAGTTGTCATGGGCGGGATGGTTCTGGAAACGAACATGAACGAAATAGTTGCCCAAGTGGAGCTGCAGAACAGGATGGAGAAATCAGAG GGTGGGCTGTCTGCCGCACCAGCACGAGCTGTTTCTGCAGTGAAAAATATGAACCTTCCTGAAATACCCAGGAACATCAATATTGGAGACATTAATATAAAAGTGCCCAGCCTTTCCCCGTTTTGA